Proteins co-encoded in one Blastocatellia bacterium genomic window:
- a CDS encoding PKD domain-containing protein, whose amino-acid sequence MRRWSWVLAAIFVLSLRGDRGLPEGTERIRARPVRYEVPLSESASVAVRDSLRSKSPQDSALTLRIPRVLSVEVEGERGSRALFEPRWLVPLSLSAADFDEDGRADAVTGFLAPWGGALVVSFGGSLVRETDRLRARAVTISIEPRVLQAGDFDGDGHADIAIADGSAARMVILLGDGRGRFADPQEIALPVVPRVMASAPRVGPPLSPSAQPLIRVPMDLFVIGEAEKRWEIARVRDLSVQERASLPVPAARRVTSAMATDWDDDARADLLILGGDRLLIFSNLARERLAVPNIMSLPISARALAIGDFDGNRRVDLALLEESGLQVTVVWGASVEKTSIALSRAAQTLVAAHLDADRLADLVILATEAAMLEVWHGERLLQEKRPAARSRGGRAPASLVPLTAGCSPVLAGVLPLTEDRVGDLLIVSREMSGRTCPSVFHLATAPANELIVTTTSDDGPGSLRQALQEANASPDPDVIRFRIPTSDPGFTGSTFVIRLRSPLPEIRGGGVTLDGASQIAFTGATNGDRPVIVLSGEVAVSISGLVLASDRNIVRRLILSRFTGADQAAIVVRGGAENVVEGCLIGTNAAGTGPAGNTTGVLLIEDARGNRIGGVSAEARNVISANTIGVLLRGARTTGNLIVGNFIGTATDGETPLSNVDGVRIESEANGNRVGAPGTGNIIAASVGNGVWIRAPESADRNIVQANRIGVSPSGAPIGNRVAGVVISSGNENLIGGTESGEGNLIAHQRGVGVLISGSSRGNRILGNSIWNNGELGIDLRGDGPTVNDPGDADAGPNDLQNFPVIAAAVQRPGRLVLSGRLDARAGDVRIEFFANAACHASGFGEGERFIGAITVRATGDVANPAVFTAVLPVTAIGQFITATATDAAGNTSEFSACAPVNAAPIAEAGPDRVVDEGTEVVLDGTASRDPDGDPLTFRWRQVAGPSVTLSDPTSAQPRFTAPIVDPAVPPPIRLTFELIVSDGRVESDPDLVVITVNRRPIANAGPDQRVDEGTTVTLDGTASRDPDGDPLTFRWRQVAGPSVTLSDATAPRPQFTAPVVAPTVPPPVTVTFELVVSDGRLSSAPDSVVITINRRPIANAGPDQTVPDGVLVTLDGTRSFDPDGDGITFRWTQTAGPTVTLTGATTPRPSFTAPNLAVTEATSVRLTFSLVVSDGRMSSAPDTVDVVVQNLVRLDDSRRSGNRLILNLATNTFEFHAGRLGRTFTGTIVEIARNVGDGAQIRIIGRGPDGLMLTVNIDVRRNVATAVLMTARETLTLFTSDVQ is encoded by the coding sequence GTGAGGCGATGGAGTTGGGTACTTGCGGCCATTTTCGTGCTCTCGCTCCGAGGCGATCGAGGACTTCCCGAGGGAACTGAGCGCATCCGTGCTCGCCCAGTTCGCTACGAAGTCCCTCTCTCAGAGAGCGCTTCTGTCGCGGTTCGCGATTCCCTTCGATCGAAGAGTCCGCAAGATTCCGCATTAACCTTGCGTATTCCTCGCGTGCTCTCGGTGGAGGTCGAGGGGGAGCGCGGATCTCGCGCGCTCTTCGAGCCGCGATGGCTCGTTCCTCTCTCGCTCTCGGCGGCCGATTTCGACGAAGACGGACGAGCGGATGCTGTGACGGGATTTCTCGCGCCATGGGGAGGAGCGCTCGTCGTGTCGTTTGGCGGATCGTTGGTGCGAGAGACAGATCGCCTGCGCGCGCGCGCTGTGACCATATCGATTGAGCCGAGGGTGCTTCAGGCCGGCGATTTCGATGGAGATGGGCATGCGGATATCGCGATCGCCGATGGATCGGCCGCGCGCATGGTTATTCTCCTCGGCGATGGTCGAGGTCGTTTCGCTGATCCTCAGGAGATCGCGCTTCCGGTCGTGCCTCGCGTCATGGCGTCGGCGCCGCGCGTTGGTCCTCCTCTCAGTCCTTCGGCACAGCCGCTCATTCGCGTCCCGATGGATCTCTTCGTGATTGGGGAGGCTGAGAAGCGGTGGGAGATCGCGCGCGTGCGCGACCTCTCGGTGCAAGAGCGAGCTTCGCTGCCCGTGCCCGCCGCCCGGCGGGTGACTTCGGCGATGGCGACCGATTGGGATGACGATGCCCGTGCCGATTTGCTCATTCTCGGCGGCGATCGGCTGCTGATCTTCTCCAATCTCGCGCGAGAGCGACTCGCTGTCCCCAACATCATGTCGCTTCCGATTTCAGCGCGCGCGCTGGCGATCGGCGATTTCGATGGGAATCGGCGCGTGGATCTCGCGCTCTTGGAGGAATCCGGGCTTCAAGTGACCGTCGTCTGGGGTGCTTCCGTAGAGAAGACCTCGATCGCGCTTTCGCGCGCGGCGCAGACTCTCGTGGCCGCTCATCTGGATGCGGATCGCCTGGCCGATCTCGTGATCCTTGCGACCGAGGCGGCGATGCTTGAAGTCTGGCACGGAGAGCGACTGCTGCAGGAGAAGCGCCCGGCGGCACGATCTCGCGGAGGGCGCGCGCCGGCGTCTTTGGTTCCCTTGACGGCAGGATGCTCGCCCGTCCTCGCTGGCGTTCTTCCTCTCACCGAGGATAGGGTGGGCGATCTTCTCATCGTGAGCCGCGAGATGTCAGGAAGGACCTGCCCGAGCGTCTTTCATTTGGCGACAGCGCCAGCGAACGAGCTGATTGTGACGACGACGAGCGATGATGGTCCTGGGTCGCTGCGGCAAGCGTTGCAGGAGGCGAACGCCAGCCCGGATCCCGATGTGATTCGCTTTCGCATTCCGACATCGGATCCCGGTTTCACCGGAAGCACGTTCGTGATCCGCCTGCGAAGCCCTCTGCCGGAGATTCGAGGGGGCGGCGTCACGCTTGATGGAGCGAGTCAGATCGCCTTCACGGGAGCGACCAATGGCGACCGTCCGGTCATCGTCCTGAGCGGCGAAGTCGCGGTATCCATCTCCGGGCTCGTTCTGGCCAGCGATCGGAATATCGTGCGGCGGCTCATCCTCTCGCGTTTCACCGGTGCGGATCAAGCCGCCATCGTGGTACGGGGTGGCGCTGAGAATGTCGTGGAAGGCTGCTTGATTGGGACAAATGCTGCGGGAACGGGACCGGCGGGGAACACGACGGGCGTGCTCCTCATCGAGGACGCGCGCGGGAATCGGATCGGAGGGGTGAGCGCCGAGGCTCGAAATGTCATCTCCGCGAATACGATTGGCGTTCTCTTGCGCGGAGCGAGGACGACGGGCAATCTCATCGTAGGGAATTTCATCGGGACAGCCACCGACGGCGAGACGCCGCTCTCCAATGTGGATGGCGTGCGGATTGAGAGCGAGGCGAACGGCAATCGCGTGGGAGCACCAGGTACGGGTAACATCATCGCTGCGAGCGTGGGCAATGGCGTGTGGATTCGCGCGCCCGAGAGCGCGGATCGAAACATCGTGCAAGCGAATCGCATCGGCGTGAGCCCGAGCGGGGCTCCGATCGGCAATCGCGTGGCCGGCGTCGTCATCAGCAGTGGGAACGAGAATCTCATCGGTGGGACCGAGTCCGGCGAGGGAAATCTCATCGCCCATCAGCGCGGAGTCGGCGTTCTAATCAGCGGGAGTTCGCGCGGGAACCGCATCCTGGGCAACTCGATCTGGAACAACGGTGAGCTCGGGATTGATCTGCGCGGAGATGGCCCGACGGTCAACGATCCGGGCGATGCTGATGCGGGACCGAACGATCTGCAGAACTTCCCTGTGATCGCGGCAGCCGTGCAGCGCCCAGGGCGGCTCGTCCTCTCTGGAAGACTCGATGCGCGAGCGGGCGATGTCCGTATTGAGTTCTTCGCCAATGCCGCTTGTCACGCCTCGGGATTCGGAGAAGGGGAGCGGTTCATCGGGGCTATCACCGTGCGGGCGACAGGCGACGTGGCGAATCCGGCCGTGTTCACGGCGGTGTTACCTGTGACAGCGATCGGCCAATTCATCACGGCGACGGCGACCGATGCTGCGGGGAATACATCGGAGTTCTCGGCGTGCGCGCCGGTGAATGCCGCGCCGATCGCTGAGGCCGGTCCGGATCGAGTCGTGGATGAAGGCACAGAGGTCGTCCTCGATGGCACGGCCAGTCGCGATCCCGATGGCGATCCCCTCACGTTCCGATGGCGGCAAGTAGCTGGCCCGTCGGTCACGCTCTCGGATCCTACATCGGCACAGCCTCGGTTCACAGCTCCGATCGTAGATCCGGCTGTGCCGCCTCCCATTCGTCTCACGTTCGAGCTGATCGTGAGCGATGGGCGGGTTGAGAGTGATCCCGATCTCGTCGTGATCACCGTCAATCGGCGTCCGATCGCCAACGCTGGACCGGATCAACGAGTGGACGAGGGGACGACGGTCACGCTCGATGGCACGGCCAGTCGTGATCCCGATGGCGATCCCCTCACGTTCCGGTGGCGGCAAGTAGCTGGCCCGTCGGTCACGCTCTCGGATGCGACGGCGCCTCGCCCGCAGTTCACGGCGCCCGTGGTCGCTCCGACCGTTCCTCCGCCGGTCACCGTGACGTTCGAGTTAGTCGTCAGCGATGGGCGTTTGAGCAGTGCACCGGATTCGGTCGTGATCACCATCAATCGGCGTCCGATCGCCAATGCCGGTCCCGATCAAACTGTCCCCGACGGTGTGCTCGTCACTCTGGATGGGACGCGCAGCTTCGATCCCGATGGGGATGGCATCACGTTCCGCTGGACGCAAACGGCGGGACCAACGGTGACGCTCACGGGGGCGACGACACCGCGCCCGAGCTTCACGGCACCAAATCTCGCCGTCACGGAAGCGACATCGGTTCGCCTCACTTTCTCGCTCGTCGTGAGCGATGGACGGATGAGCAGCGCTCCGGATACCGTGGATGTCGTCGTGCAGAACCTCGTTCGATTGGATGACAGCCGCCGAAGCGGAAATCGGCTCATCCTCAATCTCGCGACGAATACGTTCGAGTTCCACGCTGGTCGTCTCGGTCGCACCTTCACTGGGACGATCGTGGAGATCGCGCGCAACGTCGGCGACGGCGCTCAAATTCGCATCATAGGGAGAGGGCCTGATGGGCTCATGCTCACGGTGAACATTGACGTGCGAAGGAACGTCGCCACAGCCGTTCTCATGACGGCGCGCGAGACGTTGACGCTCTTCACCAGCGATGTGCAGTAA
- a CDS encoding winged helix-turn-helix transcriptional regulator: MWEEAALEPLRCKWTPLLIRHLAEGVVRPGQLKREIAGISTKVLYERLRDLQRNGFVRALIFEGYPRRAEYHLTERGRELLRVISTCQRYDVPLPLLGEVLKCRWLRDIIALLREGPQRPSALQRCLIGISRKVLSEKLEKLEHLRVIRREVSPTRPVAVWYRLSEEGERLSEVLAALEAMPRLMRAAAGTLSR; this comes from the coding sequence ATGTGGGAGGAGGCCGCGCTGGAGCCCTTGCGATGTAAATGGACGCCACTTCTCATTCGCCACTTGGCGGAAGGCGTCGTGCGCCCCGGGCAGTTGAAACGGGAGATCGCGGGGATCTCAACCAAGGTGCTCTACGAGCGACTGCGCGATCTGCAGCGCAATGGGTTCGTGCGCGCGCTCATCTTCGAGGGATATCCGCGGCGCGCGGAATATCATCTGACGGAGCGAGGGCGGGAGCTTTTGCGCGTCATCTCCACGTGTCAGCGATACGACGTTCCCTTGCCCCTATTAGGCGAAGTGCTCAAGTGCCGTTGGTTGCGAGACATCATCGCGCTCTTGCGAGAGGGGCCGCAGCGTCCGAGCGCTCTCCAGCGATGCCTCATTGGGATCAGCCGCAAAGTGCTCAGCGAGAAGCTGGAGAAGTTGGAGCACTTGCGCGTGATCCGGCGAGAGGTGAGTCCAACGCGCCCGGTGGCTGTGTGGTATCGGTTGAGCGAAGAGGGAGAACGCTTGAGCGAGGTCTTAGCCGCGTTGGAGGCGATGCCTCGGCTGATGCGCGCCGCCGCGGGGACTCTTTCCCGGTAA
- the sppA gene encoding signal peptide peptidase SppA yields the protein MRMWPFRRRRKKNRVALVSIEGIITDTPFGASREQILAALERAEAMKARALVVRINSPGGTVGACQEIHRAIRRVRERRKIPVVASLGDVAASGGVYVAVACEKIVANPGTITGSIGVVLKTNNLRGLYQKLGVETEVIKSGPYKDALSTFRPLTEEERALLQEVIDDTYAQFVEAVACGRGLTSAQVRTFADGRIFTGQQAKAYGLVDELGNVQRAIELAAEMAGIVGEPVVVEATPKKRGLLARLFSEWRRVPEDAVLLAALRGLPLWLMPL from the coding sequence ATGAGGATGTGGCCCTTCCGCCGTCGGAGGAAGAAAAATCGCGTCGCCCTCGTCTCGATCGAGGGGATCATCACGGACACGCCCTTCGGAGCCTCGCGGGAGCAGATCCTGGCAGCCTTGGAGCGCGCCGAAGCGATGAAAGCTCGCGCCCTCGTCGTGCGGATCAATAGCCCAGGAGGCACCGTGGGTGCTTGTCAGGAGATCCATCGTGCGATTCGTCGAGTGCGCGAGCGTCGGAAGATCCCAGTCGTCGCTTCGCTCGGTGACGTCGCAGCTTCAGGAGGCGTTTACGTCGCCGTCGCCTGCGAGAAGATCGTCGCCAATCCCGGGACGATCACTGGCTCGATCGGCGTCGTTCTGAAGACGAACAATCTGCGCGGGCTCTATCAGAAGCTCGGCGTCGAAACGGAGGTCATCAAATCCGGTCCGTACAAGGACGCGCTTTCGACCTTCCGTCCGTTGACGGAAGAAGAACGCGCGCTGCTGCAGGAGGTCATTGACGATACCTACGCGCAGTTCGTGGAAGCTGTCGCTTGCGGGCGCGGGCTGACGTCGGCGCAAGTGCGGACCTTCGCCGATGGTCGTATCTTCACCGGACAACAGGCCAAAGCTTATGGACTCGTGGACGAGTTGGGGAATGTGCAGCGCGCTATCGAGTTGGCTGCAGAGATGGCGGGGATCGTTGGCGAACCCGTCGTCGTCGAGGCGACGCCCAAGAAGCGTGGGCTCCTGGCGCGGCTCTTCAGTGAGTGGAGGCGCGTGCCAGAAGATGCCGTTCTACTAGCGGCGCTGCGAGGACTTCCTCTGTGGCTCATGCCGCTCTGA
- a CDS encoding nitrite reductase: MSDVRSKETSKETKAARIERLKAEKNPWECLEEILRFAKHGHEAIPREWLETYFRWWGIYTQGDGRGVFGHATPYFMVRIRIPNGLLTAHQVRAIAELAERYARGFADITVRQNIQLHWVRIEDMPDVLFRLFRVGLTTMGACGDDTRNVTGCPLAGIDGDEVCDASPLVLQATRLLVGNDAFYNLPRKFKICITGCRVWCSYPEINDVGLTALERMRADGQREIGFSVRVGGGLSTAPHFGVRLNAFVRWSQVLPVVRGIAEIFRDSDVLRQDRAKARLKFLFLEHGWTAERFQEELERRLGFRLD; this comes from the coding sequence ATGAGTGACGTTCGATCAAAGGAAACGAGCAAGGAGACCAAAGCCGCGCGGATTGAGCGGCTGAAGGCGGAGAAAAATCCATGGGAGTGCCTTGAGGAGATCCTTCGATTCGCGAAGCATGGGCATGAGGCCATCCCGCGCGAATGGTTGGAGACCTATTTCCGATGGTGGGGGATCTATACGCAAGGCGATGGGCGTGGCGTCTTTGGCCACGCGACGCCGTATTTCATGGTGCGCATTCGGATCCCGAATGGGTTGCTCACCGCGCATCAAGTGCGCGCGATCGCGGAATTGGCCGAGCGCTATGCGCGAGGCTTCGCCGACATCACCGTGCGCCAGAATATTCAATTGCACTGGGTGCGAATCGAGGACATGCCCGACGTGCTCTTTCGCCTCTTTCGCGTGGGATTGACGACGATGGGCGCCTGCGGCGATGACACGCGCAACGTCACGGGCTGCCCGCTCGCCGGAATCGATGGCGATGAGGTGTGCGATGCATCGCCGTTGGTCCTGCAAGCGACGCGTCTGCTTGTGGGGAACGACGCGTTTTACAATCTGCCGCGCAAGTTCAAGATTTGCATCACGGGCTGTCGGGTTTGGTGCTCGTATCCGGAGATCAACGACGTCGGGTTGACGGCCCTCGAGCGCATGAGAGCAGATGGGCAGCGCGAGATCGGATTCTCGGTGCGCGTGGGGGGAGGGCTTTCGACGGCTCCTCATTTCGGCGTTCGCTTGAACGCCTTCGTTCGATGGTCGCAAGTCTTGCCGGTCGTGCGCGGGATCGCCGAGATCTTTCGCGACAGCGACGTTCTGCGGCAGGATCGCGCGAAGGCGCGGTTGAAATTCCTCTTCCTCGAACATGGATGGACGGCCGAGCGTTTCCAAGAGGAGTTGGAGCGACGTCTTGGCTTTCGGCTCGAT
- a CDS encoding OmpA family protein encodes MVARSPVRVRVRALVLLCVGFGSLGKGLAQQPRPIEPANQTASTTTGGTSTGLFLTLSGRTLRRGEYTFSTSWSNFDRDPGDLDINQIPVSFTLGVTNRLELFVTANVFQQVTSRQPFALSGYQFHGVRKAFGGDPFVAFGSPVGGRETAAAFFPLSGARLGGILPPPGSFFGPALLADRPSFVNEWPFFGPATFLSRELGFDLQRSANGMGDVTVGLKAALTEPSGAFPLALAALLRLPSARHLEALARGRSSGATDVGVLLISGQNYLNHRLRFVQNIGYIRSGDPKLSGVKLLDRRDQLLLNAGVEIAPAQWLVLVAEWANTIYVASGTPSLNAINPSDLILGARFYGYEGRLQVGGGWRRLLNQSDARTIPVFRPGVGVSTLDISSRDANGFIFNFALARRASILPPPPPNRAPSVTLFADRTEVRDGERVTLEARAFDPDNDALTYSWTIEPPVPREALQAVGVPPGNRVVLDTTGLNPTPGAPPRTFTVIARVEDGRGGTASDRRAITVTAPPPPAPPPPPPPPPPPPNRPPVIRAIEVVPVGTPQVPGQITDGDLLRVRAVVEDPDGDVLVYRWSATAGRWVGIGSEITFDTAGITVGPGGPPVTVTITVTADDGRGGIAERSHAITVVAVRRPEPIRLPALFFAQLNAARITNLHKAILDDAADRLRQDPRATLVIDGHQDRAERPNVARRRAQNAADYLIRQRRIDRARIRIRSFGAERPHESGRRRLNRRVELWVLPAGAEMPPNGARGSQKEGGSREPISHGQAEHAGVLVATSTVAVLAPEPSELPIGEVRRRPLRVTPLPTARVPSPTVMPDSRPTDRNLTSSASRTTIRKSASAARLSRARPSSGRRARLGSRGERHTQRAGLTRSPRRSPLVHRLD; translated from the coding sequence ATGGTGGCTCGATCTCCTGTGCGAGTTCGCGTTCGTGCGCTCGTCCTTCTGTGCGTGGGATTTGGATCGCTCGGCAAAGGCTTGGCGCAACAGCCGCGACCGATTGAACCGGCCAATCAAACGGCTTCGACGACGACAGGGGGGACGAGCACAGGGCTCTTTCTGACGCTCAGCGGACGGACGCTTCGCCGCGGCGAATATACCTTCAGCACGTCGTGGAGTAATTTCGATCGCGATCCGGGCGATCTGGACATCAATCAAATCCCGGTCAGCTTCACGCTCGGAGTGACGAATCGGCTGGAGCTGTTCGTGACGGCGAACGTCTTCCAACAGGTGACGTCGCGACAGCCCTTCGCCCTCTCGGGCTATCAATTCCACGGCGTGCGAAAGGCCTTCGGCGGAGATCCTTTCGTCGCCTTCGGTTCGCCGGTTGGGGGACGAGAGACGGCAGCGGCGTTCTTCCCCCTGAGTGGCGCGCGGCTTGGAGGGATTCTGCCGCCCCCGGGTAGTTTCTTCGGTCCGGCCTTGCTCGCGGATCGGCCGAGCTTCGTCAACGAATGGCCCTTTTTCGGACCGGCGACGTTCCTCTCGCGCGAATTGGGCTTCGACCTGCAGCGCTCGGCCAACGGCATGGGCGACGTGACTGTCGGTTTGAAAGCTGCGCTGACGGAGCCTTCCGGCGCCTTCCCTCTCGCTTTGGCCGCCTTATTGCGGTTGCCCTCGGCGCGACATTTGGAGGCACTCGCGCGCGGGCGCAGCTCGGGAGCGACTGATGTCGGCGTGCTCCTGATCTCCGGCCAGAATTATCTCAACCATCGGCTGCGATTCGTGCAGAACATCGGCTACATCCGTTCTGGGGATCCGAAGCTGAGTGGGGTGAAACTGCTGGATCGGCGCGATCAGCTTCTGCTCAATGCGGGCGTGGAGATCGCGCCGGCGCAATGGCTCGTGCTCGTCGCCGAATGGGCGAATACGATCTACGTCGCGTCGGGAACGCCGAGTCTGAACGCGATCAATCCCTCCGATCTGATTCTCGGCGCGCGCTTCTATGGCTATGAGGGACGCTTGCAGGTCGGTGGAGGGTGGCGCCGTCTGTTGAACCAATCCGATGCGCGCACGATCCCAGTCTTCCGACCCGGTGTGGGCGTCTCCACGCTCGACATCAGCTCGAGAGACGCCAATGGCTTCATCTTCAATTTCGCGCTGGCGCGTCGCGCTTCGATCTTGCCGCCGCCACCGCCGAATCGCGCGCCGAGCGTCACGCTCTTTGCAGATCGCACCGAAGTGCGGGATGGGGAGCGGGTGACCCTGGAAGCGCGCGCCTTCGATCCGGATAACGATGCGCTCACCTACTCGTGGACGATCGAACCACCGGTCCCGCGCGAAGCGCTGCAGGCCGTCGGCGTGCCTCCGGGAAATCGCGTCGTGCTCGATACGACGGGGTTGAATCCCACGCCCGGCGCCCCGCCGCGTACCTTCACCGTCATCGCGCGCGTTGAGGATGGACGAGGAGGAACCGCGTCGGATCGGCGCGCGATCACAGTAACTGCGCCTCCCCCCCCCGCTCCGCCGCCTCCGCCTCCGCCTCCACCTCCTCCGCCAAATCGTCCTCCGGTCATTCGGGCCATCGAAGTCGTGCCCGTTGGAACGCCGCAGGTACCTGGGCAGATCACCGATGGCGATCTCTTGCGCGTTCGCGCCGTCGTCGAAGATCCCGATGGCGATGTGCTCGTCTACCGCTGGAGCGCGACGGCCGGACGATGGGTGGGCATCGGCAGCGAGATCACCTTCGATACGGCGGGGATCACTGTCGGACCTGGAGGGCCGCCCGTTACGGTGACGATCACGGTGACGGCGGATGACGGCCGAGGCGGGATCGCAGAACGTTCGCACGCGATCACGGTCGTCGCCGTGAGGCGGCCGGAACCGATACGACTGCCCGCGCTCTTCTTCGCGCAATTGAATGCGGCGCGCATCACGAATTTGCATAAGGCCATTCTCGACGATGCGGCCGATCGGCTGCGACAAGATCCGCGCGCCACGCTCGTCATTGATGGTCATCAGGATCGCGCCGAGCGGCCAAATGTGGCGCGCAGGCGGGCGCAGAATGCCGCCGATTATCTGATCCGGCAGCGTCGGATCGACCGCGCTCGGATTCGAATCCGAAGCTTCGGCGCCGAGCGCCCCCACGAGAGTGGACGGCGACGATTGAATCGTCGCGTGGAGTTGTGGGTTCTCCCCGCCGGTGCCGAGATGCCGCCCAATGGTGCGAGGGGGTCGCAAAAGGAGGGGGGATCGAGAGAACCGATCTCTCATGGGCAAGCCGAGCACGCGGGCGTACTCGTGGCGACCTCGACCGTAGCGGTCCTCGCGCCTGAACCTTCCGAGCTTCCGATCGGCGAGGTCCGTCGCCGACCGCTTCGAGTGACCCCACTTCCCACGGCTCGCGTCCCATCGCCGACGGTGATGCCCGATTCGCGGCCAACGGATCGGAACCTCACCTCATCGGCCTCCCGCACGACCATCCGAAAGTCGGCGAGTGCCGCTCGTCTCTCTCGCGCGCGGCCTTCATCGGGACGGCGCGCTCGCCTCGGCTCGCGAGGGGAACGCCACACTCAGCGAGCGGGCCTCACGCGCTCGCCGCGACGTTCGCCTCTTGTCCATCGCCTCGATTGA
- the ribE gene encoding 6,7-dimethyl-8-ribityllumazine synthase: MEPRVVQGALRAEGLRFAIVVSRFNDFVTNRLLSGALDALERLGAEEKNVVVYRVPGSFELPLMAKRLATSGRWDAIICLGTIIRGETPHFDYVAAEAAKGIATAAMETGVPIVFGVITADTLEQAIDRAGAKSGNKGFEAALTAVELANLYREA, translated from the coding sequence ATGGAACCGCGCGTCGTGCAGGGAGCGTTGCGAGCTGAAGGCCTTCGATTTGCCATCGTCGTGAGTCGGTTCAACGACTTCGTGACGAATCGGCTGCTGAGCGGAGCCTTGGATGCGTTGGAACGACTGGGCGCGGAGGAGAAAAATGTTGTCGTCTACCGAGTACCCGGGTCGTTCGAGCTGCCACTGATGGCCAAGCGGCTCGCCACCAGCGGTCGCTGGGATGCGATCATCTGTCTGGGGACGATCATCCGTGGGGAGACGCCTCACTTCGATTACGTCGCGGCCGAAGCGGCCAAGGGCATCGCGACGGCGGCAATGGAGACCGGCGTGCCCATCGTCTTCGGCGTGATCACCGCTGATACGCTCGAACAGGCGATTGATCGCGCCGGCGCCAAAAGCGGTAACAAGGGGTTCGAGGCGGCGTTGACGGCCGTCGAATTGGCGAACCTCTATCGCGAAGCCTAA
- a CDS encoding cytochrome P460 family protein — translation MKRTKRLALLIAMAAGLSLVVLAAQGERSAPPRRTPARGDVESLTLPNYRNWTHVKSMVIFDEKHPLFQSFGGIHHIYVNAIGRRASATGGPFPDGSQLVFVLYEHVNEQGAYVAGKKKVEAIMVKDRRRFPETGGWGFQAFDPQTRKPLIKNADVKSACFDCHASQKDNDYVFSRLVP, via the coding sequence ATGAAACGCACGAAGAGACTCGCATTGTTGATCGCGATGGCCGCCGGGCTCAGCCTGGTCGTGCTCGCCGCGCAAGGCGAGCGATCCGCGCCGCCTCGGCGGACGCCCGCTCGAGGTGACGTCGAGAGTCTCACGCTCCCGAACTATCGGAACTGGACGCACGTCAAGAGCATGGTGATCTTCGATGAGAAGCACCCGCTCTTCCAGTCTTTCGGCGGCATTCACCATATCTACGTGAACGCCATCGGACGGCGGGCGAGTGCGACGGGAGGCCCCTTCCCCGATGGGAGCCAGCTCGTCTTCGTGCTCTACGAGCATGTGAACGAACAAGGGGCTTACGTCGCCGGGAAGAAGAAGGTCGAGGCCATTATGGTCAAAGACCGACGGCGCTTTCCGGAGACAGGCGGATGGGGATTCCAAGCGTTCGATCCGCAGACGCGCAAGCCGCTCATTAAGAACGCCGATGTGAAGTCAGCCTGCTTCGATTGCCACGCCTCGCAAAAGGACAACGATTACGTCTTCTCACGTTTGGTCCCATAA
- a CDS encoding ACT domain-containing protein, with translation MLTITQIAVTLENRPGALHRVCAALAQAGINITAIFVPEVKEKGKVRLVVEDLSRARDALRAARIRFSEEEALIFSAEHRPGALAEIAEKLAQAKVNIKYAYATTMPGQTQAAVILAVSNIEKALAAIGRS, from the coding sequence ATGCTGACGATCACGCAAATCGCCGTCACGCTGGAGAACAGGCCGGGAGCGCTGCACCGCGTCTGCGCGGCCTTGGCTCAAGCCGGGATCAACATCACGGCCATCTTCGTCCCCGAGGTCAAAGAGAAGGGGAAGGTGCGATTGGTCGTGGAGGACTTGAGTCGAGCGCGCGATGCGCTGCGCGCGGCGCGTATTCGCTTCTCGGAGGAGGAAGCGCTCATCTTCTCGGCCGAGCATCGGCCGGGAGCGCTGGCCGAGATCGCCGAGAAGTTGGCCCAGGCCAAGGTCAACATCAAATACGCCTACGCGACGACGATGCCGGGACAAACGCAAGCGGCCGTCATCCTGGCCGTATCCAACATCGAGAAGGCGCTCGCGGCCATCGGACGGTCGTGA
- the nusB gene encoding transcription antitermination factor NusB gives MGSRRKARESAMQMLYQYDVARPPIDELLETYWSELRPDVDEDVRRFATSLVVGTIEHLETIDRLLASRAEHWRIERMATVDRNILRLAVYELLYETETPKVVIINEAIEIARRYSTYEATQFINGLLDAIRRHLEAASPQGPRDLVSPTTVDSPSWHWDEDEP, from the coding sequence ATGGGATCCAGGCGCAAAGCGCGGGAGTCCGCCATGCAGATGCTCTACCAGTATGACGTCGCTCGTCCGCCGATTGACGAATTGCTGGAGACTTACTGGAGCGAACTCCGCCCGGATGTGGACGAGGACGTGCGACGATTCGCGACCTCGCTCGTCGTGGGGACGATCGAACACTTGGAGACGATTGACCGGCTGCTCGCCAGTCGAGCCGAACATTGGCGAATCGAGCGCATGGCCACTGTAGATCGCAACATCCTGCGACTGGCCGTGTATGAACTGCTTTACGAGACGGAGACGCCGAAGGTCGTCATCATCAACGAAGCCATCGAGATCGCTCGTCGGTATTCGACCTACGAGGCGACGCAATTCATCAACGGCCTCCTGGATGCGATTCGACGACACTTGGAGGCCGCTTCGCCCCAAGGGCCCCGTGATCTCGTGTCTCCGACGACCGTGGATTCTCCATCTTGGCATTGGGACGAGGACGAACCGTGA